The Gemmatimonadota bacterium nucleotide sequence GTTGGGTCTGAGCGTTCATGCTTTATTCCCGCGATAACGTTTACGGATGCGAAGCACACGTCGCCAGGACACGATGACTGCGGTTGAAGAGAACAGGAAACCGGCGCTGCACAGCACGATCACCACCGCATCCCAAACGGGGCGATTGTCGTTGAGAAAGCGGAAATCCAGGCTGTGCAGGCCGTTGTAAAGCCAGCGTTTCGCGCGTCCTGTTTCGGTGAGTTGATTAATCAGTTCACCGGTGGTGAGATCGACATGGAACCAGGTTGCGTTGGCATCATCGAAGCGCACCCGTAACACGGGCAGTGGACGCCAGCGCTGGTGATGGGAGTAATAGTAGTGATCGTAATCTGTAAGCCGTTCGATGGAGACGGTCCGGTGGCCTGCCATGACCCGCTTTATTTGTGCGAGGACGGATTTCTCGAGACTGCCCTGCTCCGATGGAGTCAGCCAATGACGTTGACCATCGCCGGTGACGGCATAGGCATAGGGTGAACCACCCAGCCATTCCCACACCAGTTCGCGCGTGTCTGTCGGGATATTCAGGCCTCGGCCGGGTGGCTTTTCCAGGCTGTGACCGAGTGAGGCGTAGACAGACCCCGTCAGGATGTCGCGGCCAACGGTGGCGCCGACGGTGGGCGTGTCTCTGTAGGCGGCGAGTCGATCGCCAAAAGGGATGTCATCGTCAAACACCCCCAAGGGGTTCATCGACAGAAGGCCGCTGAGCAGGAAGGTCGTCAGCGGTATCAGGAAAATCAACCCCAGCACATGGTGTAGTTTCAGCGTGCCCCGGTAGGGAGTCACATCTTTGCCGCGGTAACGCCTGCGAAACCTCAATCGCAGAAAGCCGATCACCGCACCGGTGACCATGGATACCAGGCCGGCGAGTGAGAGCACCACGACCACCCAGTGCCAGACAGAGACATGCTGGCGAAGCTGCACCGGGTAGATCCAGTGCAGGTTCGCCCCCAGCCAGTTCCAGCCGCGCTCCAGCGCATTAGTATCGCGTACCACTTCCCCGGTCACCGAAGAGACATACAGTTCAGTACCGGCCGGATCGTTCAATGCCACCGAGTGAAGCGGCCGATGAGGATGAAGGCTGCTGGACACGGACCACTGGTCCACGAGCAGGAGTGCCTGGTGCACCGGTTGTGTCGATGAGAGGCCGGTTGAGTGGGCATAAACGCGGCTTGCGTGAACGGCGTCTTCATCGTCTATCTCGCCGATCACACCGCCGTTGTCGGCAAACAGACCATGGTGGTTGCCATCGCCGGTACGCAGGAGCCAGGCGGGCCGTCCAAGTACGGTGGTAAGTCGCAGTTCCTCGATGGTCTGCGCCGGATCAAGGCACTGCAACAGTTCAGCAGGTCCGGTCCACAGTTTATCCGGTTCAAGTACCGGCAGCGCTGCGAGACGTTCCGCCCGTGTCAATTGCGGAAAACCTACATACATCATCACCACGCCGGAGAAGAACCACATGGCCACGAGCAGGCACATGCAGATCCCAAGCCAGCGGTGGCCGAGATAGAGCCAGCGTTTGTACTTCACCAGTTTTTCACTCGCCAGACCGTCACGCCGCCCTGCCCATCGAGCGCGGCGAGGGCACCCCCATCCGGCCGCCAGTACAATCCGGCGACGACATCCTCCACAACCCCCGACCCGATCAGATCGCCTTCTCCGTTTCGCTGAAGCGACCACGCAGCCACGGCCCCGTCGCGGCCTCCCGAGGCCAGGTGCATCGCGCCGGGAGCGAAGGAAAGTGACGTAATGAACTGAGCATGGTAGTCCAATACACCGGGCCGCGTGCCTTCCGGACCCCTTCCCTGGAAGCTCCAGACCGTCACCGCCTCCCCTCCGCCAGTGGCCAAAAGGGTGCCGGTGTCATCGAAGGCAAGGGCCGAAGGCTTGCCCGGATATCCGGACATCATGGAGTCCTTTCCCGTGTCGCGACGCCAGAAGTGCACCGAGTTGTCCTGGCTGCCGCAGACCACGATGCCCCCGTCCGGGCTCAATACCATCGACACCAGGGATCCCTGCCACTCCAGCTTCTGTTTAGGCTCGCCGGTGGTCGCGTCAAAGAACGTCACCCGACCGTAACAGGCCGTCGCCAGTTCCTCCGCGCTGGACCACGCGATCGCGCTGACGGTGCTGGGATGAGCGTCCGATCGCCAGACCTCCGTGCCTTCCACGGTATATACGTAAACCTGCCTTGAGCAGGAAACCGCCAGCCACTGGCCGTCCGGCGACCACGCCACGTTTTCCACCCAACTGTTACCGACGTCGATAGCCCGGCTTACCTGACTATCGGTGGCAGACCAGATTATGACTCGACCGTCCTGCCCGGCCGTAGCGAACGCGGTTCCGCCCGGGTGGATCGCCACCGCGAGCACACCGCCCTCATGGACCTCGTGGCTTGCCCACGCGGTCGCGCCGGACTTGCCGTCGAAGGCGTAGACGCTACCTGCGGTGTCGCCGACCACCAGCGCCTCACCGCGCAGTATCCAACCCCCGGCGATGGGGTAATCACCGACCGACGCAGACCAACCTCGGCGAATTACGCCGCCCGGGTTACCGTCGTTCAAACCAGACATGCATTGAACCCCTGTCGCATGTCCTGCTCATCGAGGTTGCGGCCGATAAAGACGAGTTGATTGTGGTGGGGATCATCCCCCCATTCTCGATCCGGCTGGCCGTCAAAGAGCATGTGAACTCCCTGGAAAACGAAGCGACGGGACTCGCCCGCGAGGCTGATGAAGCCCTTCATTCGGAAGATGTCCACCCCGCGTTCCATGAGCAGTGTACTAAGCCACTTGTTGAGCCTGTCGGGATCGACGTCGCCCTCCCGCTCGATGGCGATCGAACCTACTTCGTCGTCGTGCTCATGCTGCGCGACCCAGGTGCGCTCGACCTCCTGCGCGATGGTCACTCCGTCGGTGTTCCTCAGTTGGAGATCGAACTCTTCCGCGGTGTGCTGGGCGTAGAGGCCGACCCGCGCCGGCTTATCAACCTCCAGGATGAACGACTTGCGCCCCGTTGAATCGAGCTGGAGGTTCACATGCTTACCAATCGGTATTTCTTCGCCCGGGTCAATGTCCTCCGCAGGTTCGGCGTACCTTCGCACACACCACTCCGCGCCTTCGCGGAGGGCGGCGTCATCCGTGCCCTGGTCCGGCACGACGACGAGCGACATGGCCGGATCGGGTCCATCGGCCAGGCTGAGTTCGTACCGGCCGGTATCGAGCGAATAGACGCCGGACCATTCGAACGGGTATTCGGGCTCGAGGAAAGTGGGACGACGCTCGAGTACATCGTCCAGGTCGAAGGCTTCGAGGTTGAGTACCGTGTCGACGGGAACCTCCGCCCGCTCGCTGCGCACGACTTTGGCCATTCGGTTCATTTCCCGGAGACGGGTTTCGAGCCGGTCGAGTACCTCGTCGTCGACGAGGTCCGTCTTGTTGAGCACCAGGACGTCCGCGAAGGCGATTTGCTCGGTGCTTTCGTCGCTTCGACCGAGCTGTTGCTCGATGTGGGCGGCATCGACGAGCGTGACGATCCCGTCAAGGGCGTACTCGTCGCGGATTTCGTCGTCCATGAAAAAGGTCTGGGCCACCGGACCGGGATCGGCGAGCCCCGTGGTCTCCACCAGCACATAGTCGAACTTGTCGCGGCGCTTCATGAGATTGCTGAGTACGCGGATGAGATCTCCGCGCACCGTGCAGCAGATGCAGCCGTTCGACATCTCGAAGATTTCTTCGTCTGCGTCGATGACGAGCGCCTGATCGATGCCGACCTCCCCGTACTCGTTCTCGATCACGGCGATGCGCTTTCCGTGCTCCTCGGTCAGGATCCGGTTGAGCAGGGTCGTCTTCCCGGAGCCGAGGAAGCCGGTGAGGATGGAAACAGGTACTTTTTGCGGCGAGATCATCTGGTTCTCCTTAATGAGTTTGATGTGGATCGGGTACGGCAGTCAGGACGTCGAATCCCCACGCCTTGCAGACCTGGACCAGGTCTTCGGCGTCAACGGATTCAATGGACTTGTGCAGCTTGCACTGAAGCTGTGGCGCATCGGGCCGAAGCAGGCCGATCACGGTTTCGACAGGCGCGCAACCTTCTTCGAGACAAGCCAGTTCGGTGACCGTGACCGTCATGTCATCGGAAAGGCTCAGTGCTTCGCGCAATGCCTCCTTGATGTTTCGGACCCGTTCGCGGTCCGGGCGACGGGGTGACGTGTTGATCAACATGTGCTCTCCTTTTCCTGCGACAGGGGTGAGGCCGTTACGGTCATGCGGACTCCTCGGTCATCTGAAGTTCC carries:
- a CDS encoding PepSY domain-containing protein; this translates as MKYKRWLYLGHRWLGICMCLLVAMWFFSGVVMMYVGFPQLTRAERLAALPVLEPDKLWTGPAELLQCLDPAQTIEELRLTTVLGRPAWLLRTGDGNHHGLFADNGGVIGEIDDEDAVHASRVYAHSTGLSSTQPVHQALLLVDQWSVSSSLHPHRPLHSVALNDPAGTELYVSSVTGEVVRDTNALERGWNWLGANLHWIYPVQLRQHVSVWHWVVVVLSLAGLVSMVTGAVIGFLRLRFRRRYRGKDVTPYRGTLKLHHVLGLIFLIPLTTFLLSGLLSMNPLGVFDDDIPFGDRLAAYRDTPTVGATVGRDILTGSVYASLGHSLEKPPGRGLNIPTDTRELVWEWLGGSPYAYAVTGDGQRHWLTPSEQGSLEKSVLAQIKRVMAGHRTVSIERLTDYDHYYYSHHQRWRPLPVLRVRFDDANATWFHVDLTTGELINQLTETGRAKRWLYNGLHSLDFRFLNDNRPVWDAVVIVLCSAGFLFSSTAVIVSWRRVLRIRKRYRGNKA
- a CDS encoding GTP-binding protein — its product is MISPQKVPVSILTGFLGSGKTTLLNRILTEEHGKRIAVIENEYGEVGIDQALVIDADEEIFEMSNGCICCTVRGDLIRVLSNLMKRRDKFDYVLVETTGLADPGPVAQTFFMDDEIRDEYALDGIVTLVDAAHIEQQLGRSDESTEQIAFADVLVLNKTDLVDDEVLDRLETRLREMNRMAKVVRSERAEVPVDTVLNLEAFDLDDVLERRPTFLEPEYPFEWSGVYSLDTGRYELSLADGPDPAMSLVVVPDQGTDDAALREGAEWCVRRYAEPAEDIDPGEEIPIGKHVNLQLDSTGRKSFILEVDKPARVGLYAQHTAEEFDLQLRNTDGVTIAQEVERTWVAQHEHDDEVGSIAIEREGDVDPDRLNKWLSTLLMERGVDIFRMKGFISLAGESRRFVFQGVHMLFDGQPDREWGDDPHHNQLVFIGRNLDEQDMRQGFNACLV
- a CDS encoding PQQ-binding-like beta-propeller repeat protein is translated as MSGLNDGNPGGVIRRGWSASVGDYPIAGGWILRGEALVVGDTAGSVYAFDGKSGATAWASHEVHEGGVLAVAIHPGGTAFATAGQDGRVIIWSATDSQVSRAIDVGNSWVENVAWSPDGQWLAVSCSRQVYVYTVEGTEVWRSDAHPSTVSAIAWSSAEELATACYGRVTFFDATTGEPKQKLEWQGSLVSMVLSPDGGIVVCGSQDNSVHFWRRDTGKDSMMSGYPGKPSALAFDDTGTLLATGGGEAVTVWSFQGRGPEGTRPGVLDYHAQFITSLSFAPGAMHLASGGRDGAVAAWSLQRNGEGDLIGSGVVEDVVAGLYWRPDGGALAALDGQGGVTVWRVKNW
- a CDS encoding nitrate reductase; this translates as MLINTSPRRPDRERVRNIKEALREALSLSDDMTVTVTELACLEEGCAPVETVIGLLRPDAPQLQCKLHKSIESVDAEDLVQVCKAWGFDVLTAVPDPHQTH